From Schizosaccharomyces pombe strain 972h- genome assembly, chromosome: II, the proteins below share one genomic window:
- the pgm1 gene encoding phosphoglucomutase: protein MIETIPTKPYEGQRPGTSGLRKKVTVFEQPNYVENFVQATMDVVEPSAKGAHLVVGGDGRYFNFHAIQVIAAIAAGNGVEKIIVGTNGYLSTPAASHIIRKYKLTGGIILTASHNAGGPKNDFGIKYNLGNGGPAPESVTEKIYSITKTISEYKMVKIPPLDLTTTGVRRYGPLTVEVIDPVKDYVQLMKEIFDFDLIRSFLSKNPDFTFVFDALHGITGPYGEALFCKELGMPSSVCQNCKPLPDFGGGHPDPNLTYAKSLVARVDRDNIVMGAASDGDGDRNMIYGANAFVTPSDSVAIIAHHAELIPYFRDGGVHGFARSMPTSGAIDRVGKYKGKNVYEVPTGWKFFCNLFDAKRLSICGEESFGTGSDHIREKDGVWGILCWLNILAGLNAQNPKIKTLIDVKKDFYNIYGRTFYSRYDYEELENEAAGKVMDRMRAIADDKSKVGEAVLPGFVVSEAGDFEYHDPIDGSESKHQGLYIKFENGSRIVTRLSGTGSSGATLRLYMEKHESDSSKFDLDAQVALKPVVHAALEILALEELTGRKEPTVIT, encoded by the coding sequence ATGATCGAAACAATCCCAACGAAACCATATGAGGGCCAACGCCCTGGTACATCAGGTCTTCGCAAGAAGGTTACTGTCTTTGAGCAACCAAATTACGTTGAGAACTTTGTTCAAGCTACGATGGATGTAGTTGAACCATCTGCCAAAGGAGCCCATCTAGTTGTCGGTGGTGATGGACGTTATTTCAACTTTCATGCCATCCAAGTCATTGCTGCTATAGCTGCTGGCAATGGTGTTGAGAAGATCATTGTTGGTACAAATGGATATCTGTCTACTCCCGCCGCTAGTCACATTATTAGGAAGTACAAGCTAACCGGCGGTATCATTTTGACCGCTTCTCATAATGCCGGTGGTCCCAAGAACGATTTCGGTATTAAATATAACCTTGGCAATGGTGGACCAGCACCTGAATCTGTTACTGAGAAAATTTATTCCATTACTAAAACCATATCCGAATACAAAATGGTAAAGATTCCTCCCTTGGATTTAACGACGACCGGTGTCCGTAGATATGGCCCATTGACGGTTGAAGTCATCGACCCGGTCAAGGATTATGTTCAGTTGATGAAAGAAATCTTTGACTTTGATTTGATTCGCAGCTTCCTATCCAAAAACCCCGATTTTACATTTGTCTTTGATGCTTTACATGGTATCACTGGTCCCTACGGTGAGGCTCTTTTCTGTAAGGAACTCGGTATGCCTTCATCAGTTTGTCAGAATTGCAAACCTCTTCCCGACTTTGGTGGTGGTCATCCTGACCCTAACCTCACTTACGCCAAGAGTTTGGTGGCTCGTGTTGATCGGGATAACATTGTAATGGGAGCAGCATCTGATGGTGATGGTGATCGTAACATGATTTATGGTGCCAATGCATTCGTCACACCTAGTGACAGTGTAGCCATCATTGCCCATCATGCCGAATTAATTCCATACTTCCGTGATGGAGGTGTTCATGGGTTTGCTCGTTCAATGCCCACATCTGGCGCCATTGACAGAGTTGGCAAGTATAAGGGAAAGAATGTGTATGAGGTTCCTACTGGTTGGAAGTTCTTCTGCAACTTGTTTGATGCTAAGCGTTTATCCATCTGCGGTGAAGAGTCTTTTGGAACCGGTAGTGATCACATTCGAGAGAAGGATGGCGTTTGGGGAATCTTGTGTTGGTTGAACATTCTTGCTGGATTGAACGCGCAAAACCCCAAGATCAAGACGTTGATCGATGTTAAGAAAgatttttacaatatttatGGCCGTACATTCTACAGTCGTTATGATTATGAAGAGTTGGAAAATGAAGCTGCCGGTAAGGTGATGGATAGAATGCGTGCCATTGCCGATGATAAGAGCAAGGTTGGAGAGGCAGTTTTGCCTGGTTTTGTCGTTTCTGAAGCCGGTGATTTTGAGTATCATGATCCCATTGATGGTAGCGAAAGCAAGCATCAAGGATTATACATCAAATTTGAGAATGGTAGTAGAATTGTGACACGTTTGTCCGGTACTGGATCCAGCGGAGCCACGTTACGACTCTACATGGAGAAGCACGAATCAGATTCGAGCAAGTTTGATCTTGATGCTCAAGTTGCATTGAAGCCAGTGGTTCATGCAGCTCTTGAAATCTTGGCTCTGGAGGAATTGACTGGTCGTAAGGAGCCAACTGTCATTACTTAA
- the tdh1 gene encoding glyceraldehyde-3-phosphate dehydrogenase Tdh1 — MAIPKVGINGFGRIGRIVLRNALVAKTIQVVAINDPFIDLEYMAYMFKYDSTHGRFDGSVEIKDGKLVIDGNAIDVHNERDPADIKWSTSGADYVIESTGVFTTQETASAHLKGGAKRVIISAPSKDAPMYVVGVNEEKFNPSEKVISNASCTTNCLAPLAKVINDTFGIEEGLMTTVHATTATQKTVDGPSKKDWRGGRGASANIIPSSTGAAKAVGKVIPALNGKLTGMAFRVPTPDVSVVDLTVKLAKPTNYEDIKAAIKAASEGPMKGVLGYTEDAVVSTDFCGDNHSSIFDASAGIQLSPQFVKLVSWYDNEWGYSRRVVDLVAYTAAKDN, encoded by the coding sequence ATGGCAATTCCTAAGGTTGGTATTAACGGTTTCGGTCGTATTGGACGTATTGTCCTCCGTAACGCTTTGGTCGCTAAGACCATCCAAGTCGTTGCTATCAACGATCCTTTTATCGATCTTGAATACATGGCCTACATGTTCAAGTACGACTCTACCCACGGTCGCTTCGATGGCTCCGTCGAGATCAAGGATGGTAAGCTCGTCATTGATGGCAATGCCATCGATGTCCACAACGAGCGTGACCCCGCCGACATCAAGTGGTCTACCTCTGGTGCTGACTACGTTATCGAGTCCACCGGTGTCTTCACCACTCAAGAGACTGCCTCTGCTCACTTGAAGGGTGGTGCCAAGCGTGTCATCATCTCTGCTCCTTCCAAGGACGCCCCCATGTACGTTGTCGGTGTCAACGAGGAGAAGTTCAACCCCTCTGAGAAGGTTATCTCCAACGCTTCTTGCACCACCAACTGTTTGGCTCCCCTTGCCAAGGTCATCAACGACACCTTCGGTATCGAGGAGGGTCTCATGACCACTGTCCACGCTACCACTGCCACCCAAAAGACCGTTGACGGTCCCTCCAAGAAGGACTGGCGTGGTGGTCGTGGCGCCAGCGCCAACATCATCCCCTCCTCCACTGGTGCCGCCAAGGCCGTCGGTAAGGTTATTCCCGCTCTTAACGGTAAGCTTACCGGTATGGCTTTCCGTGTCCCTACCCCCGATGTTTCCGTTGTTGACTTGACCGTCAAGTTGGCCAAGCCTACCAACTACGAGGACATCAAGGCCGCCATCAAGGCTGCCTCTGAGGGCCCCATGAAGGGTGTGTTGGGTTACACCGAGGACGCTGTTGTCTCCACTGACTTCTGCGGTGACAACCACTCCTCCATCTTCGATGCCTCTGCCGGTATCCAACTTTCTCCTCAATTCGTCAAGCTCGTCTCTTGGTACGATAACGAATGGGGTTACTCCCGCCGTGTCGTTGACTTGGTTGCCTACACTGCCGCCAAGGACAACTAA
- the rum1 gene encoding CDK inhibitor Rum1, translated as MEPSTPPMRGLCTPSTPESPGSFKGVIDASLEGNSSIMIDEIPESDLPAPQVSTFPPTPAKTPKKQLLPNLMLQDRSNSLERCMEEDREHNPFLSSSDNQLLSRKKRKPTPPPSDGLYYVFRGKRIKKSFRPGTDLSTFKPKLLFADSAPSSSSDNPTSSVDLNDYSQIGILPPNLNSIGNKMFSLKSRVPSSSSGSFVAPPPQMRLPAYSSPQKSRSNTKDENRHNLLR; from the coding sequence ATGGAACCTTCAACACCACCTATGCGAGGGTTGTGTACTCCATCTACCCCAGAGTCTCCTGGGAGTTTTAAAGGAGTCATCGATGCTTCGTTAGAAGGTAATTCTTCTATTATGATAGATGAAATCCCTGAAAGCGATTTACCAGCACCTCAAGTTAGCACATTTCCACCTACACCTGCTAAAACTCCCAAAAAGCAATTACTACCAAATTTAATGCTACAAGATCGGAGTAATTCTTTAGAAAGATGTATGGAAGAAGACAGAGAACACAATCCTTTTCTCAGTTCATCTGATAACCAGCTTTTGTCaagaaagaagagaaagcCTACTCCTCCTCCTTCTGATGGTTTGTACTATGTTTTTCGGGGGAAAAGAATCAAGAAATCCTTCAGGCCTGGAACTGATTTATCTACTTTTAAGCCCAAACTCTTGTTTGCTGACTCGGCGCCTTCTTCTAGTTCAGATAACCCAACATCCTCTGTAGACCTTAATGACTATTCTCAAATTGGCATTCTCCCTCCAAACCTGAATTCTATTGGGAATAAAATGTTCTCGTTAAAATCAAGGGTTCCATCTTCCTCGTCAGGTTCCTTTGTTGCTCCCCCACCGCAAATGCGTTTACCTGCGTATTCATCACCACAAAAATCACGATCTAATACAAAAGATGAAAACAGGCACAATTTATTACgataa
- the tfb5 gene encoding transcription factor TFIIH complex subunit Tfb5, protein MPRAQKGLLLVECDPTVKQLILNMDEQSPGIVIEEIDEERLLVNESRLEQVKAELERRLEENTYQVEE, encoded by the coding sequence ATGCCACGCGCACAAAAAGGCTTACTCTTGGTTGAATGTGACCCAACCGTTAAgcaattgattttgaacATGGACGAACAGTCTCCTGGTATCGTTATCGAAGAGATCGATGAAGAACGATTGTTAGTAAATGAAAGTCGACTAGAACAGGTGAAAGCAGAGTTAGAACGACGCCTTGAGGAAAATACATATCAAGTTGAAGAGTAA